Within Sphingomonas piscis, the genomic segment CAGTGCTTTCGCTTGCGCGATCACGGCGTCCGTCCACGGCAGCGGCGAGCGATAGTGCGCCGATAGCAGCGCCAACCGGAGCACCTCCCCCTTGTGCCCCTGCGCCAGCAGGTCAGCCGGCGTGACGACGTTACCAAGCGACTTGGACATCTTCTCCGCGCCCATGTCGACGAAGCCGTTATGCACCCAGTAGCGGGCCAATGGTGCGCCGCCATGGGCGCATCGGCTTTGAGCCAGCTCATTCTCATGGTGCGGGAAGACAAGGTCGAGCCCGCCGCCATGGATGTCGATGGTCTCGCCGAGATGCGCCCGGATCATCGCCGAACATTCAATGTGCCAACCGGGCCGCCCGCGTCCCCACGGCGAGTCCCAGCCGATCACGCCCGCATCGCTCGGCTTCCAAAGAACGAAGTCGGCCGGATCCCGCTTGTACGGCGCGACCTCAACCCGGGCACCGGCCAGCATCGCTTCCCGGTCGCGGCGGCTCAGCACTCCATAATCCGGGTCGGAAGCAACGTGGAACAGCACATGACCCTGCGCCGCATACGCGTGTTCAAGCTCGATCAGCCGCACGATCATGGAGATCATCGGAGCGATCTCGGCGGTGGCATGCGGCGCTATGCTGGGCTCTCGAACGCCCAGCGCGCCCATATCGTCGAGGTAATAGCGCTCATAACGCTCGGTGATTACCGAAGGCCCGACGCCCTCGGCCTCCGCCGCTGCGATGATCTTGTCGTCGACGTCGGTGACGTTGCGGGCATAGACCACCTCCGCGTCCGGATAGCTATGCTCCAGCAAGCGGCGAAGCGTATCGAACACCACCGCCGGCCTGGCATTGCCGATATGGGCGCGGCCGTACACCGTCGGCCCGCACACATACATGGTGATGCGCTTCGGGTCGGCCGGAACGAAGTCGCGCTTCTCGCGCGCCATGGTGTCGTGGAGCCTGATCATTCCTTGACCTTCGGGCGCCGCCTTGTTTCGACCCAGTCCACGATGGCGCGGCCACTGGCGTTCAGCAGCGGGTAGGTGCGCGAATTGGCCATCCACTCGGGACGGTCGGCGTCAGCGCCGTACATCAGGTCGGTGCTGAGGTTGGCGAAAAGAAAGAAAAGGGTCGCGCCGATGAGACCCTTCAGCATGCCGAAACCGGCGCCGAGCACCTTGTCGACCGGCCCGAGCACCGACTTGCGGGAACGTTTGC encodes:
- the cysS gene encoding cysteine--tRNA ligase, whose protein sequence is MIRLHDTMAREKRDFVPADPKRITMYVCGPTVYGRAHIGNARPAVVFDTLRRLLEHSYPDAEVVYARNVTDVDDKIIAAAEAEGVGPSVITERYERYYLDDMGALGVREPSIAPHATAEIAPMISMIVRLIELEHAYAAQGHVLFHVASDPDYGVLSRRDREAMLAGARVEVAPYKRDPADFVLWKPSDAGVIGWDSPWGRGRPGWHIECSAMIRAHLGETIDIHGGGLDLVFPHHENELAQSRCAHGGAPLARYWVHNGFVDMGAEKMSKSLGNVVTPADLLAQGHKGEVLRLALLSAHYRSPLPWTDAVIAQAKALLDRLYRVAGDVTPAAPDHAVVDALQDDLNTPLALARLSAIDDPAVLRGSAMLIGLLSESGTSWFQGEGDAGDIEARIAERNAAKKNRDFATADRIRDELKAEGFLLEDGSGGTTWRRA
- a CDS encoding CvpA family protein gives rise to the protein MSALDIFVILLLGGGAMIGFVRGFVQEVLSLAAWVVAVVMLKLFHEQLWTGMTDFVGTSAGAAVLAFALLFLPSFILVKLLARMLGKRSRKSVLGPVDKVLGAGFGMLKGLIGATLFFLFANLSTDLMYGADADRPEWMANSRTYPLLNASGRAIVDWVETRRRPKVKE